In Streptomyces sp. NBC_01551, one DNA window encodes the following:
- a CDS encoding AIM24 family protein has product MNFGPVPGGPGGPTVFDPYSLPSDDNVNPYTFCVELKGSQWFLQKGKMISYYGRIEFNGVGNGRFDRLLRTSFHSPMHAADWVVAEGQGKMLLADRAFDVNSYDLDNGNLTIRSGNLLAYQPTLALKQSIVPGFLTLIGTGKFVAASNGPVVFMEPPLRVDPQALVGWADCPSPCHHYDHGYMTGVMGGLRSLTGIGGNSGEEHQFEFVGAGTVLLQSSEMLMAEQAIGAVGGAESAGVPGAGYGGGHGGQGGQGGQLGVPRMPGQLGDLQRRLGL; this is encoded by the coding sequence GTGAATTTTGGACCCGTGCCCGGTGGGCCTGGCGGCCCGACCGTGTTCGACCCGTACTCCCTGCCCTCCGACGACAACGTGAACCCGTACACCTTCTGCGTGGAGCTCAAGGGGAGCCAGTGGTTCCTGCAGAAGGGCAAGATGATCTCGTACTACGGGCGCATCGAGTTCAACGGCGTGGGCAACGGCCGCTTCGACCGGCTGCTGCGCACCAGCTTCCACTCGCCGATGCACGCCGCCGACTGGGTGGTGGCCGAGGGCCAGGGCAAGATGCTGCTGGCCGACCGCGCGTTCGACGTGAACTCGTACGACCTGGACAATGGGAACCTGACGATCCGGTCGGGCAACCTGCTGGCCTACCAGCCGACGCTGGCGCTGAAGCAGTCCATCGTGCCGGGCTTCCTGACGCTGATCGGAACCGGAAAGTTCGTGGCGGCGTCCAACGGACCAGTGGTGTTCATGGAGCCTCCGCTGCGCGTGGACCCGCAGGCGCTGGTGGGCTGGGCCGACTGCCCTTCGCCGTGCCACCACTACGACCACGGCTACATGACGGGAGTGATGGGCGGCCTGCGCTCGCTGACGGGCATCGGCGGCAACTCGGGCGAGGAGCACCAGTTCGAGTTCGTGGGCGCGGGGACGGTCCTGCTCCAGTCCTCGGAGATGCTGATGGCGGAGCAGGCGATCGGCGCCGTCGGGGGCGCGGAGTCCGCCGGGGTCCCGGGTGCCGGGTACGGCGGTGGCCACGGCGGCCAGGGTGGCCAGGGTGGCCAGCTGGGCGTTCCGCGGATGCCCGGACAGCTGGGTGACCTGCAGCGGCGCCTCGGCCTGTGA
- a CDS encoding MFS transporter yields MPLPTISAVRASTRPVAARPGPVPVHWLALLATPLAAGANAPVLILPDMARSFGAGAAAAGWLVTAFGWAVAVSTPLLAGLLRRRGLRTTLRLCTALVLAGTALVAVSPWLPLTLAGRAGQAAGGAGLAACAMSLAGTARRMGVITAGFGMVGAVGPLLGARLSQAASWRLALAVSVLALLAVPAVSRYAKAPLPAEGRFDVRGAGLLTALATALVLLPAAPLPALGGAAVTATALALHVRRRPEGFVPAGLLRTPLFVGSALLALTLSTSYFTVLFSVSRLLADRAGWERGAAGAGQLLALLAGSALSWLLAAASARIGRVAVRTVLVGAGTLAALLAAFVSSGPLLLAALATGVFTAAAANAVLSTHAASTAPEGGRPTAIGLFTLCYQLGGAFGPALAAAWVLPA; encoded by the coding sequence ATGCCCCTGCCCACGATCAGTGCCGTCCGCGCGAGCACCCGGCCCGTCGCCGCGCGGCCGGGCCCCGTCCCCGTCCACTGGCTGGCCCTGCTCGCCACCCCGCTCGCCGCCGGGGCCAACGCGCCGGTGCTGATCCTCCCGGACATGGCCCGCTCGTTCGGGGCGGGCGCCGCCGCGGCGGGCTGGCTGGTCACCGCCTTCGGCTGGGCCGTCGCCGTCAGCACCCCGCTGCTCGCCGGGCTGCTGAGGCGGCGCGGCCTGCGGACCACGCTGCGGCTGTGCACCGCGTTGGTCCTGGCGGGCACGGCGCTGGTCGCCGTCTCCCCGTGGCTGCCGCTCACCCTCGCCGGCCGGGCCGGGCAGGCCGCGGGTGGCGCCGGGCTGGCCGCCTGCGCGATGAGCCTCGCCGGCACCGCCCGCCGGATGGGCGTCATCACCGCCGGGTTCGGCATGGTCGGCGCGGTCGGCCCGCTGCTCGGGGCGCGGCTGTCACAGGCCGCCTCCTGGCGGCTCGCGCTCGCGGTGTCGGTGCTCGCGCTGCTCGCGGTCCCGGCGGTGAGCCGGTACGCGAAGGCGCCGCTGCCCGCCGAGGGCCGGTTCGACGTACGGGGCGCCGGGTTGCTGACCGCGCTGGCCACGGCCCTGGTCCTGCTGCCGGCGGCGCCGCTGCCCGCGCTCGGCGGGGCCGCCGTCACCGCGACGGCGCTCGCGCTGCACGTACGCAGGAGGCCCGAGGGGTTCGTCCCCGCCGGGCTGCTCCGTACGCCGCTGTTCGTCGGCTCCGCGCTGCTGGCCCTGACCCTGTCGACGTCCTACTTCACCGTGCTGTTCTCCGTGTCACGGCTGCTCGCCGACCGCGCGGGCTGGGAGCGCGGCGCGGCCGGGGCGGGCCAACTGCTGGCGCTGCTCGCCGGGTCCGCGCTGTCCTGGCTGCTGGCCGCGGCCTCGGCGCGGATCGGTCGGGTGGCCGTACGGACGGTCCTGGTCGGCGCGGGCACGCTGGCCGCGCTGCTCGCGGCGTTCGTCTCGTCGGGCCCGCTGCTGCTCGCCGCCCTCGCCACGGGGGTCTTCACCGCGGCCGCGGCGAACGCCGTCCTCTCGACGCACGCCGCGTCGACCGCGCCCGAGGGCGGGCGCCCCACCGCGATCGGCCTCTTCACGCTCTGCTACCAACTGGGCGGCGCCTTCGGGCCGGCCCTCGCGGCGGCGTGGGTGTTGCCGGCGTGA
- a CDS encoding PepSY domain-containing protein, translating to MQRNAYISTAAAVVLMVGGPAAAVAASPSDAARTGSAAAARVDVDAAGAAAAAVKHYPGTVESLDKDGPVWHVDVIGKNGTHAELTVDTRSGKVFTENADDDGDDDSGEQKQLLAAKVTAQQAIKAAVKAHPGQVQSVDWDDDGNGGSDYWNVEIKSANGDTKNVHVDPTTGKATVSSSDSDNDENDDDENDN from the coding sequence ATGCAGCGCAACGCGTACATCTCGACGGCCGCGGCCGTGGTCCTGATGGTGGGGGGCCCGGCCGCGGCCGTCGCCGCGTCCCCCTCCGACGCGGCCAGAACCGGCTCCGCCGCGGCGGCGCGCGTCGACGTCGACGCCGCGGGAGCGGCCGCGGCGGCCGTGAAGCACTATCCCGGCACCGTCGAGTCCCTCGACAAGGACGGCCCGGTCTGGCACGTCGACGTGATCGGCAAGAACGGTACGCACGCCGAGCTGACGGTCGACACCCGCAGCGGCAAGGTCTTCACCGAGAACGCGGACGACGACGGTGACGACGACTCCGGTGAGCAGAAGCAACTGCTCGCCGCGAAGGTCACCGCCCAGCAGGCGATCAAGGCGGCCGTCAAGGCCCATCCCGGCCAGGTCCAGTCGGTGGACTGGGACGACGACGGCAACGGCGGCTCCGACTACTGGAACGTGGAGATCAAGTCCGCCAACGGCGACACCAAGAACGTCCACGTCGATCCCACGACCGGCAAGGCCACCGTGTCCTCGTCGGACTCGGACAACGACGAGAACGACGACGACGAGAACGACAACTGA
- a CDS encoding transglycosylase family protein, whose product MPAFGRLAALTAAAAVSSSVIVFAGSTSATAASVATWDKVAQCESSGNWAINTGNGYYGGLQFSLSTWRAYGGSTYASYPHQATKKEQILTAEKVLAGQGPGAWPSCGRSAGLGSDHANPYPEAPKPQTPAASWKSQVLVESGGGLFHATRFDNGTWTRFGNVLGETTVPGGVRSISEAGIDGDTHVLAVGNDGKLFHSVRSADRTWTAFGNVHTAAGALTNVTQVTSASIGGDLHVAVVADGSVYHTVRYANGTWAPFGKVDQPGGGAVTKVAIARTGNDLQVVALRGGVLQHTVRTSDGNWTAWGNASAESGAAAAGITSIDDVAVAGTGAGDLQLVVTANGGTKQFHGARYGNGTWTGFNDLGSVFPGVTVTDVAAAAVNNEMQAAFVTTDGRVLHTIRHTDATWTAAGSVDLAGVSGDHTGIAITATYN is encoded by the coding sequence ATGCCTGCTTTCGGGCGCCTGGCCGCACTGACGGCCGCCGCGGCGGTCAGTTCTTCCGTCATCGTCTTCGCCGGCTCCACGTCCGCCACCGCGGCCAGTGTCGCCACCTGGGACAAGGTCGCCCAGTGCGAGAGCTCGGGGAACTGGGCGATCAACACGGGCAACGGCTACTACGGCGGTCTGCAGTTCTCCCTCTCCACCTGGCGGGCGTACGGCGGCTCGACGTACGCCTCCTACCCGCACCAGGCCACGAAGAAGGAGCAGATCCTCACCGCGGAGAAGGTGCTGGCCGGTCAGGGCCCCGGGGCCTGGCCCAGCTGCGGGCGCTCGGCCGGGCTCGGCAGTGACCACGCCAACCCCTACCCCGAGGCGCCGAAGCCGCAGACGCCGGCCGCGTCCTGGAAGTCGCAGGTGCTGGTCGAATCCGGTGGCGGGCTGTTCCACGCGACGCGGTTCGACAACGGGACGTGGACGCGGTTCGGCAACGTCCTCGGCGAGACGACCGTACCGGGCGGGGTGCGGTCGATCTCCGAGGCGGGCATCGACGGGGACACCCACGTCCTGGCGGTCGGCAACGACGGGAAGCTCTTCCACAGCGTCAGGTCCGCCGACCGGACCTGGACCGCTTTCGGCAACGTCCACACGGCGGCGGGCGCCCTGACGAACGTCACCCAGGTGACGTCGGCGTCGATCGGCGGCGACCTGCACGTGGCCGTGGTGGCGGACGGCTCGGTCTACCACACGGTCCGGTACGCGAACGGTACGTGGGCGCCGTTCGGCAAGGTCGACCAGCCCGGCGGCGGCGCGGTCACCAAGGTGGCGATCGCCCGTACCGGCAACGACCTCCAGGTCGTGGCCCTGAGAGGCGGGGTGCTCCAGCACACCGTCCGCACCTCGGACGGGAACTGGACGGCGTGGGGCAACGCCTCGGCCGAGTCGGGCGCGGCGGCGGCCGGGATCACGTCGATCGACGACGTCGCGGTGGCCGGCACCGGTGCCGGTGACCTCCAGCTGGTGGTGACCGCGAACGGCGGCACGAAGCAGTTCCACGGCGCCCGCTACGGCAACGGCACCTGGACCGGCTTCAACGACCTGGGTTCCGTGTTCCCGGGCGTCACCGTCACCGACGTCGCGGCAGCGGCGGTCAACAACGAGATGCAGGCGGCGTTCGTGACGACCGACGGCCGGGTCCTGCACACGATCCGCCACACCGACGCCACCTGGACGGCCGCGGGCTCCGTGGACCTGGCCGGTGTCAGCGGCGACCACACCGGCATCGCCATCACCGCCACCTACAACTGA
- a CDS encoding DUF3817 domain-containing protein, giving the protein MDIKTASALHRLRLISVPEALSFPALLIFGSLLSRISDVDYLMMPLGALHGVLFVIYVVFLLDVWNRAKWPLKKAALFFVLALVPFGGLYGDKLLKREEADSVIAARAREAAEA; this is encoded by the coding sequence GTGGACATCAAGACCGCCTCCGCCCTGCACCGGCTGCGCCTCATCTCCGTTCCGGAGGCGCTCTCCTTCCCGGCCCTGCTGATCTTCGGTTCGCTGCTGAGCCGGATCTCGGACGTCGACTACCTGATGATGCCGCTGGGGGCCCTGCACGGGGTCCTGTTCGTCATCTACGTGGTCTTCCTGCTGGATGTCTGGAACCGGGCCAAGTGGCCGCTGAAGAAGGCGGCCCTGTTCTTCGTCCTGGCGCTGGTGCCGTTCGGCGGCCTCTACGGCGACAAGCTGCTCAAGCGCGAAGAGGCGGACAGCGTCATCGCGGCCCGCGCGCGCGAGGCGGCCGAAGCGTGA
- a CDS encoding DUF3817 domain-containing protein, whose protein sequence is MKRSVLTRYRVMAYVTAVMLLILCACMVAKYGFDTGADLTFAVSQAHGVLFMIYLVFAFDLGSKAKWPFGKLLWVLLSGTIPLAAFFVERTIRAEVEPLVEGGLATAKA, encoded by the coding sequence ATGAAACGAAGCGTGCTGACCCGCTACCGCGTCATGGCCTACGTGACGGCGGTCATGCTCCTGATCCTCTGTGCCTGCATGGTGGCGAAGTACGGCTTCGACACCGGCGCCGACCTGACCTTCGCGGTCTCGCAGGCCCACGGTGTGCTGTTCATGATCTACCTGGTGTTCGCCTTCGACCTGGGCTCCAAGGCGAAGTGGCCGTTCGGCAAGCTCCTGTGGGTCCTCCTGTCGGGCACGATCCCGCTGGCCGCCTTCTTCGTCGAGCGCACGATCCGCGCCGAGGTCGAGCCGCTCGTCGAGGGCGGCCTGGCCACCGCCAAGGCCTGA
- a CDS encoding MarR family winged helix-turn-helix transcriptional regulator, which yields MPKPLSLPFDPIARADELWQQRWGPVPSMAAITSIMRAHQILLAEVDAVVKPYGLTFARYEALVLLTFSKAGELPMSKIGERLMVHPTSVTNTVDRLVRSGLVDKRPNPNDGRGTLASITDKGREVVEAATKDLMEIDFGLGAYDEEECAEIFALLRPLRVAAADFEEK from the coding sequence GTGCCCAAGCCGCTCAGTCTCCCCTTCGACCCCATCGCCCGCGCCGACGAGCTCTGGCAGCAGCGCTGGGGGCCGGTGCCCTCGATGGCCGCCATCACCTCGATCATGCGCGCGCACCAGATCCTGCTCGCCGAGGTCGACGCGGTCGTCAAACCGTACGGACTGACCTTCGCGCGGTACGAGGCGCTGGTGCTGCTCACCTTCTCCAAGGCCGGTGAGCTGCCGATGTCGAAGATCGGCGAGCGCCTGATGGTGCACCCGACCTCGGTGACGAACACGGTGGACCGGCTGGTCCGCTCCGGCCTCGTCGACAAGCGCCCCAACCCGAACGACGGGCGCGGCACCCTGGCCTCCATCACGGACAAGGGCCGCGAGGTGGTCGAGGCGGCCACCAAGGACCTGATGGAGATCGACTTCGGGCTCGGTGCGTACGACGAGGAGGAGTGCGCGGAGATCTTCGCGCTCCTGCGCCCCCTGCGGGTGGCCGCCGCCGACTTCGAGGAGAAGTAG
- a CDS encoding AIM24 family protein, with product MAQFRLKGSKVLAVDLTGDAVKAKNGSMVAYDGQMAFKKMTGGGEGLRGMVTRRLTGEQMTVMEVQGHGTCFFADRASEINLVDLRGEKLYVESSNLLCTDAGLRTGTTFTGLRGGATGNGLFTTTVEGTGQAAIMSDGPAVVLRVSAQYPLSVDPGAYIAHTGNLQQSFQSGVNFRTLIGEGSGEAFQIRFEGEGLVYVQPSERNTIGGDV from the coding sequence GTGGCTCAGTTCCGACTTAAAGGCAGCAAGGTGCTCGCCGTCGACCTGACCGGGGACGCCGTGAAAGCGAAGAACGGCTCCATGGTCGCGTACGACGGACAGATGGCCTTCAAGAAGATGACCGGCGGTGGCGAAGGCCTCCGCGGCATGGTGACCCGCCGGCTGACCGGCGAGCAGATGACCGTGATGGAAGTGCAGGGGCACGGCACCTGCTTCTTCGCCGACCGCGCGAGCGAGATCAACCTCGTCGACCTGCGCGGCGAGAAGCTCTACGTGGAGTCCAGCAACCTGCTGTGCACCGACGCGGGGCTGCGCACCGGCACCACCTTCACCGGCCTGCGCGGCGGGGCGACGGGCAACGGCCTGTTCACCACGACCGTCGAGGGCACCGGGCAGGCGGCGATCATGTCGGACGGCCCGGCGGTGGTGCTGCGCGTCAGCGCCCAGTACCCGCTCTCCGTCGACCCGGGGGCGTACATCGCGCACACCGGCAACCTCCAGCAGTCCTTCCAGTCCGGCGTGAACTTCCGCACGCTGATCGGCGAGGGCTCCGGCGAGGCGTTCCAGATCCGCTTCGAGGGCGAGGGCCTGGTGTACGTGCAGCCCAGCGAGCGCAACACCATCGGGGGCGACGTCTGA
- a CDS encoding MarR family winged helix-turn-helix transcriptional regulator: MSDMVEAILGQWTAERPDLTEDLWPIETLARVQRMNRIIEKGLKAFAAERGLEVGEFDVLATLRRSGPPYALTAGALIGAAMVTSGAITHRIDRMEAKGLVERVRDEGDRRSVLIRLTDRGREVMEELMDAHLRHYAELLAPLDRETCATVATALRTLLEAHGDKP; encoded by the coding sequence ATGAGCGACATGGTGGAGGCGATCCTCGGCCAGTGGACGGCCGAGCGTCCCGATCTGACCGAGGACCTGTGGCCCATCGAGACGCTGGCCCGCGTGCAGCGGATGAACCGGATCATCGAGAAGGGGCTCAAGGCCTTCGCCGCCGAACGCGGCCTGGAGGTCGGGGAGTTCGACGTACTGGCCACCCTGCGCCGGTCGGGTCCCCCGTACGCCCTCACCGCGGGCGCCCTCATCGGCGCCGCCATGGTCACCTCCGGCGCGATCACCCATCGCATCGACCGCATGGAGGCCAAGGGCCTGGTCGAGCGGGTCCGCGACGAGGGCGACCGGCGCTCGGTGCTGATCCGGCTGACGGATCGCGGCCGCGAGGTCATGGAGGAGCTGATGGACGCGCACCTGCGCCACTACGCCGAACTCCTCGCCCCGCTCGACCGCGAGACCTGCGCCACCGTCGCCACCGCCCTGCGCACCCTGCTGGAGGCGCACGGCGACAAGCCGTAG
- a CDS encoding MFS transporter, translated as MSTVNQAQDQVQAQTQAPGAAGYRTVFRIREFRAVFAAHLLSVLGVVIAEISLTVLVYRLTGSPLMSALTFALGFLPYALGGTLLAGIADRYPARRVLVTCDLVCAACAAAMVLPGTPVAGILVLRCAMAFVAPLFQGTRAASLADILGSGDPFVLGRSLLRMVAQSAQLIGFGLGGLLLTVLAPRGAIALTAAGFLGSALLLRLGTRARPARVVAAAARMSVRTGLRAVLGDRRMRALTLLFWLPPLFVVVPEALLAPYADGIGAGTVALGLLMCAQPVGAIAGELWAGSALTARTRTRIVIPLATAGLLPLLVYAVRPGVPVLLGTLLVTGLAHAYTLGLDQMYVDAVPEELRGRAMTLLSTGLMTFQGVGMALAGLAAEFVPVHVVVTAAALLGTAVVALLFTELRIAARRSPDSRDETGLPAK; from the coding sequence ATGTCAACCGTCAACCAGGCGCAGGACCAGGTGCAGGCGCAGACCCAAGCCCCCGGCGCCGCCGGCTACCGCACGGTGTTCCGGATCCGGGAGTTCCGGGCCGTCTTCGCCGCGCACCTGCTGTCCGTACTCGGCGTCGTCATCGCCGAGATCTCCCTCACCGTCCTCGTCTACCGCCTCACCGGCTCACCCCTGATGAGCGCGCTCACCTTCGCCCTCGGCTTCCTCCCCTACGCCCTCGGCGGCACCCTGCTCGCAGGGATCGCCGACCGGTACCCCGCCCGCCGCGTGCTCGTCACCTGCGACCTCGTCTGCGCCGCCTGCGCCGCCGCGATGGTCCTGCCGGGCACCCCGGTCGCGGGGATCCTCGTCCTGCGGTGCGCCATGGCCTTCGTCGCCCCGCTGTTCCAGGGCACCCGCGCCGCCTCCCTCGCCGACATCCTCGGCTCCGGCGACCCCTTCGTCCTCGGCCGCTCGCTGCTGCGCATGGTGGCCCAGAGCGCCCAGCTCATCGGCTTCGGGCTCGGCGGACTGCTGCTCACCGTCCTCGCACCGCGCGGAGCGATCGCCCTCACCGCCGCCGGATTCCTCGGCTCCGCGCTGCTGCTGAGGCTCGGCACCCGGGCCCGGCCCGCCCGGGTGGTGGCGGCCGCCGCCCGGATGTCCGTACGGACGGGCTTGCGGGCCGTGCTCGGGGACCGCCGGATGCGGGCGCTCACCCTGCTGTTCTGGCTGCCGCCCCTCTTCGTCGTCGTCCCGGAGGCGCTGCTCGCCCCGTACGCCGACGGCATCGGCGCCGGCACCGTCGCGCTCGGGCTGCTGATGTGCGCGCAGCCCGTCGGCGCCATCGCGGGTGAACTCTGGGCGGGATCCGCGCTCACCGCCCGAACGCGTACACGGATCGTGATCCCGCTCGCCACCGCCGGACTGCTGCCGCTGCTCGTCTACGCGGTCCGGCCGGGGGTGCCGGTCCTGCTCGGCACGCTGCTGGTCACGGGGCTCGCCCACGCGTACACCCTCGGGCTCGACCAGATGTACGTGGACGCCGTCCCCGAGGAACTGCGCGGCCGGGCGATGACCCTGCTCAGCACCGGCCTGATGACCTTCCAGGGCGTCGGCATGGCGCTGGCGGGCCTCGCCGCCGAGTTCGTCCCCGTCCACGTGGTCGTCACGGCGGCCGCGCTCCTCGGCACGGCGGTCGTCGCGCTGCTGTTCACCGAACTGCGGATCGCGGCCCGGCGGTCGCCCGATTCGAGGGATGAGACGGGGCTCCCCGCCAAATGA
- a CDS encoding MTH1187 family thiamine-binding protein, whose product MIVAFSVTPLGVGEEVGEYVAAAVRVVRESGLPNRTDAMFTTIEGEWDEVMDVVKRAVAAVEERAPRVSFILKADIRPGVSDGMTSKIETVERHLAGG is encoded by the coding sequence GTGATCGTCGCGTTCTCGGTGACCCCGCTGGGGGTCGGTGAAGAGGTCGGCGAGTACGTGGCCGCCGCGGTCCGCGTCGTGCGCGAGTCGGGTCTCCCGAACCGCACCGACGCCATGTTCACCACGATCGAGGGCGAGTGGGACGAGGTGATGGACGTGGTCAAGCGTGCCGTCGCCGCGGTGGAGGAGCGCGCGCCGCGGGTCTCCTTCATCCTGAAGGCGGACATCCGCCCGGGCGTCTCCGACGGCATGACGTCCAAGATCGAGACGGTCGAACGCCACCTGGCCGGAGGCTGA
- a CDS encoding MarR family winged helix-turn-helix transcriptional regulator: METETATRWLTDAEQCAWRTHLDVSRLLMHQLEKDLQPFGLTNNDYEILVNLSESEGLRMRMSDLATSTLQSKSRLSHQITRMEAAGLVRRVNCESDRRGLFAVLTDEGMELMRKVAPHHVASVRRHFIDLLSPEALAALRESLNPVADHLRTNRGKG, from the coding sequence ATGGAGACCGAGACGGCCACGCGCTGGCTGACCGACGCCGAGCAGTGCGCCTGGCGCACCCATCTGGACGTCAGCAGACTGCTGATGCACCAGCTGGAAAAGGATCTCCAGCCCTTCGGACTCACCAATAACGACTACGAGATCCTCGTGAACCTTTCGGAGTCCGAGGGACTGCGGATGCGGATGAGCGACCTCGCGACGTCGACGCTGCAGTCCAAGAGCCGGCTGTCCCACCAGATCACCCGGATGGAGGCGGCCGGCCTCGTCCGCCGGGTGAACTGCGAGTCCGACCGCCGCGGCCTGTTCGCGGTGCTCACCGACGAGGGCATGGAGCTCATGCGGAAGGTCGCCCCGCACCACGTGGCGTCCGTCCGCCGGCACTTCATCGACCTGCTGTCCCCGGAGGCCCTCGCGGCGCTGCGGGAGTCGCTGAACCCGGTGGCCGACCACCTGCGGACCAACCGCGGCAAGGGCTGA
- a CDS encoding DUF5937 family protein translates to MGFHFRFGPGDLLRCRFAISPRWETQEAVRTLQRPHRQAYHLPWLRQIRAAADGLDLRPLWLLMPRSGHNPDFLSPPPLGPSVTLEEELTRVRGACAADPEAVREDLRRALVCTPGALESDIGQRMLADPARAVRELADLYEQAWAALIAPHWPRLRGLLEADVLFHSRRLAAGGLEALFDGLHPDLGWCDGTLTIRRPTHHDRSLDGQGLLLMPSAFVWPEVVGGYDPPWQPTLVYPARGIGALWTASAGPTPQALARLLGRARADVLCALTEPASTTALAHRLGLAPSTVSAHLKALHGAGLLISARHGHQIHYERTPLAIALTTGTFEP, encoded by the coding sequence ATGGGGTTCCACTTCCGGTTCGGGCCGGGTGACCTGCTGCGCTGCCGGTTCGCCATCTCCCCGCGCTGGGAGACCCAGGAGGCGGTGCGGACCCTCCAGCGCCCGCACCGGCAGGCGTACCACCTGCCCTGGCTGCGGCAGATCCGGGCGGCCGCCGACGGGCTGGACCTGCGACCGCTGTGGCTGCTGATGCCGCGCAGCGGGCACAACCCGGACTTCCTGAGCCCGCCGCCGCTGGGGCCCTCGGTCACGCTGGAGGAGGAGCTGACCCGGGTACGGGGCGCCTGCGCCGCCGATCCGGAGGCCGTGCGCGAGGACCTGCGGCGCGCGCTCGTGTGCACCCCGGGCGCCCTGGAGAGCGACATCGGGCAGCGGATGCTCGCGGATCCGGCCCGTGCGGTACGGGAGTTGGCCGACCTGTACGAGCAGGCGTGGGCCGCCCTGATCGCCCCGCACTGGCCGCGGCTGCGCGGGCTGCTGGAGGCGGACGTCCTGTTCCACTCGCGCCGGCTGGCGGCGGGCGGCCTGGAGGCGCTGTTCGACGGCCTCCACCCGGACCTCGGCTGGTGCGACGGCACGCTGACCATCCGGCGCCCGACCCACCACGACCGCTCCCTGGACGGGCAGGGGTTGCTGCTGATGCCGAGCGCGTTCGTCTGGCCGGAGGTGGTCGGCGGCTACGACCCGCCCTGGCAGCCGACGCTCGTCTACCCGGCCCGGGGCATCGGCGCGCTGTGGACGGCCTCGGCCGGCCCGACCCCGCAGGCGCTGGCCCGGCTGCTGGGGCGGGCCCGCGCCGACGTGCTGTGCGCCCTGACGGAGCCGGCCTCGACGACGGCCCTCGCGCACCGGCTGGGGCTGGCCCCGTCCACGGTGTCGGCACACCTGAAGGCCCTGCACGGGGCGGGCCTGCTCATCTCGGCCCGGCACGGGCACCAGATCCACTACGAGCGCACTCCGCTGGCGATCGCACTGACGACGGGGACCTTCGAGCCGTAG
- a CDS encoding AIM24 family protein: MPFREINSKMVEAQVIPGQKMYSQRGAMLAYRGDVSFTPSLTGGQGGVMGMIGRRVANEQTPLMTVEGSGTVMFGHGGHHIQVISLTGETLYVEADRLLAFDGTLQQGTMFMGSQGGVMGMVRGQVTGQGLFTTTLKGHGSVAVMAHGGVIELPITPQRPVHVDPQAYVAHHGEVRNKLSAALGWRDMVGRGSGEAFQLELSGQGAVYVQASEEKL, translated from the coding sequence ATGCCGTTCCGCGAGATCAACTCCAAAATGGTCGAGGCCCAGGTGATCCCGGGGCAGAAGATGTACAGCCAGCGCGGCGCGATGCTCGCGTACCGCGGCGACGTCTCCTTCACCCCGAGCCTGACGGGCGGTCAGGGCGGGGTGATGGGCATGATCGGCCGCCGGGTGGCGAACGAGCAGACCCCGCTGATGACGGTCGAGGGCAGCGGCACCGTGATGTTCGGCCACGGCGGCCACCACATCCAGGTGATCAGCCTGACCGGCGAGACGCTCTACGTCGAGGCCGACCGGCTGCTGGCCTTCGACGGCACCCTCCAGCAGGGCACGATGTTCATGGGCTCGCAGGGCGGTGTCATGGGCATGGTGCGTGGCCAGGTGACCGGCCAGGGCCTGTTCACCACGACCCTCAAGGGCCACGGCTCGGTCGCCGTGATGGCCCACGGCGGGGTCATCGAACTCCCCATCACCCCCCAGCGCCCGGTGCACGTGGACCCGCAGGCGTACGTCGCCCACCACGGCGAGGTCCGCAACAAGCTCTCCGCCGCGCTCGGCTGGCGGGACATGGTGGGACGCGGTTCGGGTGAGGCGTTCCAGCTGGAGCTGTCCGGCCAGGGCGCCGTGTACGTGCAGGCCTCGGAGGAGAAGCTGTGA